NNNNNNNNNNNNNNNNNNNNNNNNNNNNNNNNNNNNNNNNNNNNNNNNNNNNNNNNNNNNNNNNNNNNNNNNNNNNNNNNNNNNNNNNNNNNNNNNNNNNNNNNNNNNNNNNNNNNNNNNNNNNNNNNNNNNNNNNNNNNNNNNNNNNNNNNNNNNNNNNNNNNNNNNNNNNNNNNNNNNNNNNNNNNNNNNNNNNNNNNNNNNNNNNNNNNNNNNNNNNNNNNNNNNNNNNNNNNNNNNNNNNNNNNNNNNNNNNNNNNNNNNNNNNNNNNNNNNNNNNNNNNNNNNNNNNNNNNNNNNNNNNNNNNNNNNNNNNNNNNNNNNNNNNNNNNNNNNNNNNNNNNNNNNNNNNNNNNNNNNNNNNNNNNNNNNNNNNNNNNNNNNNNNNNNNNNNNNNNNNNNNNNNNNNNNNNNNNNNNNNNNNNNNNNNNNNNNNNNNNNNNNNNNNNNNNNNNNNNNNNNNNNNNNNNNNNNNNNNNNNNNNNNNNNNNNNNNNNNNNNNNNNNNNNNNNNNNNNNNNNNNNNNNNNNNNNNNNNNNNNNNNNNNNNNNNNNNNNNNNNNNNNNNNNNNNNNNNNNNNNNNNNNNNNNNNNNNNNNNNNNNNNNNNNNNNNNNNNNNNNNNNNNNNNNNNNNNNNNNNNNNNNNNNNNNNNNNNNNNNNNNNNNNNNNNNNNNNNNNNNNNNNNNNNNNNNNNNNNNNNNNNNNNNNNNNNNNNNNNNNNNNNNNNNNNNNNNNNNNNNNNNNNNNNNNNNNNNNNNNNNNNNNNNNNNNNNNNNNNNNNNNNNNNNNNNNNNNNNNNNNNNNNNNNNNNNNNNNNNNNNNNNNNNNNNNNNNNNNNNNNNNNNNNNNNNNNNNNNNNNNNNNNNNNNNNNNNNNNNNNNNNNNNNNNNNNNNNNNNNNNNNNNNNNNNNNNNNNNNNNNNNNNNNNNNNNNNNNNNNNNNNNNNNNNNNNNNNNNNNNNNNNNNNNNNNNNNNNNNNNNNNNNNNNNNNNNNNNNNNNNNNNNNNNNNNNNNNNNNNNNNNNNNNNNNNNNNNNNNNNNNNNNNNNNNNNNNNNNNNNNNNNNNNNNNNNNNNNNNNNNNNNNNNNNNNNNNNNNNNNNNNNNNNNNNNNNNNNNNNNNNNNNNNNNNNNNNNNNNNNNNNNNNNNNNNNNNNNNNNNNNNNNNNNNNNNNNNNNNNNNNNNNNNNNNNNNNNNNNNNNNNNNNNNNNNNNNNNNNNNNNNNNNNNNNNNNNNNNNNNNNNNNNNNNNNNNNNNNNNNNNNNNNNNNNNNNNNNNNNNNNNNNNNNNNNNNNNNNNNNNNNNNNNNNNNNNNNNNNNNNNNNNNNNNNNNNNNNNNNNNNNNNNNNNNNNNNNNNNNNNNNNNNNNNNNNNNNNNNNNNNNNNNNNNNNNNNNNNNNNNNNNNNNNNNNNNNNNNNNNNNNNNNNNNNNNNNNNNNNNNNNNNNNNNNNNNNNNNNNNNNNNNNNNNNNNNNNNNNNNNNNNNNNNNNNNNNNNNNNNNNNNNNNNNNNNNNNNNNNNNNNNNNNNNNNNNNNNNNNNNNNNNNNNNNNNNNNNNNNNNNNNNNNNNNNNNNNNNNNNNNNNNNNNNNNNNNNNNNNNNNNNNNNNNNNNNNNNNNNNNNNNNNNNNNNNNNNNNNNNNNNNNNNNNNNNNNNNNNNNNNNNNNNNNNNNNNNNNNNNNNNNNNNNNNNNNNNNNNNNNNNNNNNNNNNNNNNNNNNNNNNNNNNNNNNNNNNNNNNNNNNNNNNNNNNNNNNNNNNNNNNNNNNNNNNNNNNNNNNNNNNNNNNNNNNNNNNNNNNNNNNNNNNNNNNNNNNNNNNNNNNNATAATAAACAGGATATAAGGCGGCTCGGCCGACCAATAAATAAATTAAATTATTAGTAAATAATATAGGCGGTATTCCGGCCATTATAACATAATATAAATAATAGTAGATGCGGTATACCGACCATTATAACAGGGTATAAATGATACAAATAAATTTTACCGAATCGTAGAGTGATCGTGCTGATAACGTGTTATGAAAAGAACTGGAATTTTATTGTATCGCGGGAATTTAAACAAAGCAAAATTTTATACCCGTATGAAGAAGATAACACTGATAATAGGGGAGAATATGTTATTAGAAGGAGAGGAGATGGTGTATTATAAACGAACGCAAACGTTCGTATATATAGAAGAAAATTTACTGTGCAAATAGTGCAGCGGAACCCACATCTTTAATTATTTAAAACATTGCGGTGGCCGCATTTGTTTAATTTCGTAACAGAATCTTATTTATAAGAAAACAATAAAAATGTTCCCATCGTTCACGTGGAGTTGTTGTTTATGTTGTCACAAAGACGGTGAGAAACAGAGTGGATTTTTTAGTTTTATGAACTTTGAACACACAACAAACAACATGGTAGACCCATCAATATCCAATTTGCCATATGCCCAGAAAAAGACTATAATTCTTCACATCATTTAGAAGATTATCCGAGATTTCACAAGAAGACATTTTCTTTGTCTAAATGATTATCTGGATGTTCTGTTCTTTGTCTAACTTTTAATAAATATTAACCAAAATTAGACATCTCCATAAATTTAACCATTGCAGATTGCACTAGGCATTTTTAAAATGAATCTACCCTTAGAAGAATATATACAAGTTAGACAAGGTATCCACAATACAAAACATAACATTTGACTGAAAGGCCCTTTCTCAATTTTAGGTTTTCTTGCGCATATAAAAATATATTAGGTGCCAAAATATGATTTTGTTAGTGGTTTCTATATTTCTTGAGCCAAGAGTCCAAGCAAGTCTTTGACACATGCAATTTAAGTCTCCGAAATGAATAACACTCCATTGTTAATAAGAAATATTATTATTATCTTCACTTATTTTGCTTATAGTGGTCCTGACTTGTGGTCACTTAAGAGCATCTTAATTTAGGCTAAAATGTGTCCCCCAAAGGACAACAAACATCTCCTTGGCACAGGCGTGAAGTCATCTTCTATCACTGCTTTCCTTTACCATATTTATCATCAAGATCCTATTTGTCTCCACCAACCAACATTAGTTTTTCTTATGAGAAAATACATATATATGATGATTGATAGTATATGTATTACAGAAGCTTTTGACTTGCATATAAAATGCTTCATGGACCTCTTTCGTTTTGTTGAGTCACCGTCTGCGTCATTTTAGCTGGAAAGTTCTTAGCGTATGGGTTCAAATGCACATATAGCATAATTTAATTAAAGGTGAAAAGTGAAAACTAGATTAACAATATCGTTTCTTGATCAAACTAGCATTTTGAAAACTGTTTAGTGTGGCGAAGACATTATTAGTTAATTGGATACAATATACTGGATAATAGTTACTACGTTAAGATTCTAGAGATGTTTACACTGGGAGACACTTTGTGTCTTTTGTTAACACTAGAAGACACTTTGTGGTTAGGGGACACATTCTTTGGACAAGTATTTTTTGGTTGACAGAAAAGCCTCCAACGGTTTACTAGGAGAGAGGATGTTCCCTCCAAAAAACCAAACTAGACATTTCTTTGTTGTAATAAATGAAAAAAGTGAAATAGAGAGGTTTCAATTCTGGCCGTCAGATCATTTTGTAAAAAGGAGATCCAATGGCTAAGAGTAGGCGTGTTGGTTGGGGTCGCCATAAATGCGTTCCCTTTAACGTGTGTAGCTGTGTTTTCTCTTTGTTTTTCGCTTCCGAACCTGAAAGATAAGGCGAGGAGAGAATTAAGAGATAGAACCGACGTAGGGAGCTCCGCGCCGAGTTCCTTCGCTGCCGAAGTGAAGGTTAGTTTGTACTTCTTATGGATTTATCTTGTTATGGTGTAGTTTCGAATTTGTGGTTAGGGTTTTGTTTTTTAGTATTTTCTAGATTTCCAAAGTAAACGATGTACGTTGTTAATGCAGATGGACGAGATGTGTATGGTGATGTGTGGAGCATGGCTTTGTGGGTCTGACGGGAAATGGGAGTTTGTTGTGGACAAGACAAATATGGCGAGGATGATACCTGTCCATGAAGCGCTGACCATAAAGGAGATCGAGAGTCGGGTGTTTGCTGAGTTCAAGAAGTCGGAAACTTCTTTCAATGTAGCGCTTAGCTATTGGCCGCCGGACAGCAAGGACTTTGCAACCGGAATTAAAACACCCCCCGTCCTGCTGACAAGCGATGGTGCGCTTAGGTATTTCTTTTCCCACATGAAAGTCACCGGGAGTTTGAATCTGTTCGCAACTTTCAAAAGTTTTGGGTATGGTATGGCTGCTCCTGACATGGATGGCTTTGAAACACCGAGATGCAGTACGAAGCAGCGCGAGAGGGGTAATAAAAGAAAGACTGTCGACCTCTCCAGCGTTGGTTCAAAAACCAACTTCATTAACCTTGATGATTTTCAGCTTACTGAGGACGTTGAGAAAATCAAAGAGCGGTTAAGGTCAGAAAGTAACCCCACTGGTGGAGGTGATTGTAATGGCATGAGCGACGGTATTGATAGCGACTACAGTGGGCCAGAAGAGATTGATAAAAAAGATATTAGGCCTAGAGGATATGACATTGAGTTTTGGGAGCCACTAATAGATGGTGATTTGGGAGGCAGCAACGCCGTGGAAGTTATGTTTAACGAGAAAGAGGCAAACGGGGTTGCTAAGTTGTCGGAGGGTAGCAGAAGTGAGCCTGCCGGGGGAAGTAGCGGCGGTAGTGGTTTGAAGGGTGAGATCCCCGTGGATGACTTCGCGTGGATGGGTCGAACGAGTATTGGTGGACGTAGCAGCCGTGGTCAGGAGTCTGGTGGTCAAGATCCGAGTAACCGCAAGCTGGAAGATGTGGATGACGAAGAGTTTGACATTCCGCCTTTGTATGATGACACGGTGTACGAAGACGCCGAAATCCCAGGTGCGTATGTTATTATACAAGTCAAATGGGTTACCTGCTTGGTCTTACGCCTCTTAGAGTTGGGAGAATCATGATGATCGTCACCGGGGAGATCATTAGTCTGTGGTGCCTGAGGTGCGCTCCTGCGACGATGCGTGACAACAAACTGTGGTAATAAAGAAGTGGCTCTGCTCCTTTTACGTTTCCGGTGTAGCTTTTGTTTAAGACGCTCGTTGGATGCTCCCAACTTGGCAACTGTGGCTTCCAAGCCGGTGATTCTGGCTGCCATCACGGTGGCATTGGCTTCCAAAGTACAGATTCTAGCTTCTAACAACTCGTTGGACGGGGCGGGAGTTGGTGTGGAGGACGCTTGCAAGCGTGTGCTACGCCTTTGATCTGTAGGTACTGAAGTTTCTTTCCCCGCTTTGTGAGGTTTGAGCGTAGACTCCTTCCTTTTCCTCGGAACAGTGTGTTTCTTGTGGACGGGTTATTCCGGTATTGGAGTAAACGTGAAAACAGGCTCCGAGCAATCTCCTCCGGGCCACATAGCTTTAGAAAAGCAGTGATTGTTGGCTATCAGCTGCTCCATGTATGTGTCACCTTATCATCTGTCTTATCTTTTGGCCATACCCCCCACCCAGTATGCGGTCCCCTAATGACCGGTATGAGTGGTGTCACCCGCAGCTGCATGGGACAGAACACACAAAGTTAGCGTGGTCAGTCAGCAAAGAAAGGAAAACAATGGGCGCTAGAGGAGCTATATACTTACAGAAGGGTTAACTTCGACTTGTAGAACTGCGTCTAGTTCAATGGACGGATGGTTAGGTAGATTAGGCTCGGGAAGGTCCATTATTGTCTGGTCGTTTAAAGGGGCAGGGATCTTAGAGAGCAACATGGGTATGGCTCTGAAAGCGAGTAACTGGAATGCTAGAGGGAACCCGGTGAGACGGAATTTTCTTGTTTGAGCTTCAGAACAAGCATATCAACTGGGCTGTCTACGGCTTTGCCTTTCTCGAACTTAGGCAGTTTCATGCAGCGCACAGTGTGTAGGAACGATTCACGCCCCCAAGGGAATTCGAGGAAAACATCAACATCGTCCAGCATCTGAACGTACCTCAGCGTAGGGCGGTGAATCTGTTGGGAGGAGATCAAGACTCCATCGAGTATGATGATGAGAGCAAGCCGAATTCTCCTCCACTCATCCATTTGGTGGTCGTGCTCAAGCTCGTCAGCTAAGTCTGCAATGGTGATATTGTCGTACTTGCCTACTATCTTCTGCCATAACGGATCTTTGTGTGCGCCCTTCTGCTTGTTTGCATCCTTTCGGTTGTGGTCAGGTGCTTCGTAGTCGTCGGGAAATGAGCCACAATTAAGGCCGGTAATGGTCCCAAACTCTTCGAGGCTGAATCTAAGAGGGTCTTTACCAAACACAGACCATAGCGTGTGTTCTTGATTGCAGCGCAACTGGCGGGAGAGAAGGCTATGTATCAGCTTACAGGAAACTGGGCACTGACGAGTTGGGAGATCAAAAAGCTTTCCGAAGGAAGATTTCCTAATCTTTGCAAACACTCCAGAACCGCGAAGAACGTGGCAAACGAAAGCTAGAATGTTCGGCCTAGAGTAGATATTCAAACGATTACGGGGAAATCTATCAGTGGCAAAAATCCTCTCGGGGAGACGGGTATCACACGCGTTATCTGCAATTTATAAGGAAAAATTCAAAATTTTAGGGTTTGCTCCAAACCGACGGAATCAATTAGTTTATATTTAGGAATAGAGAATAAGGAAAAGAAAGTGAGAATCGGGATCTAACCTTCCATTTGGAGTATGTCGGTGAACCGGGAAGCGAGTATCAAGAACTGGTGAGGTTTGTCGGTGAAACAGATAAGCGAAATCGGTGCGACGAACAAGAAAGCCAAAGGTCTAGTGAGGTTTGATTTGGACCGCAAAGTTCAAGAACTTCTGGGACGAGAAACGAAAAGCGAGCCGTAGGATTTGGTTAAACAGATAAGCGATTTCGGAGAAGAGAATCAGAAAGTAACAAAGACAAGATTAGGGTTCATCGGGTTCACCGGGTTCATCGGGTTCACCGGGTTCATCGGGTTCATCGGGAGAAAAAGATTAGGGTTCTTCGAGATTGAGATTGATTTATAAGAACCGTGAAAATGTGAAAAGATAAGGTAAACGGATGGTTGGTAAAAAGTAAAAGATAAGGAATCGGTTTTGTTTTGGTTAACTAGATTGGTCTAGTTGGGTGGTTAACTAGATTGTTTCTTGTTGAGGGTTATATTAGTAAACATAGCATAGAGAAAGTGTGATGTATCACAATGTGACTTTGAGTGAAATTAATAAGACAAAATATGTCTTTGAGGGTAAAAATTTCAAGATTCTATATTGAAAAATTTACACTATAAGACACATTCTCACTTTCTATTAACACATACAAACACTTCTTGCTGGTGACACACTTTCTTTGAGGTCATTGTCTCTTATACCCCCAACTACCACTCTCATCATTCTTCCTTTTTCTAACTAAACCAATTCGTCCAATTAAACAGATAAATAAAAAGATAACAAAATACACAACTATTTACTCTTATCTCTCATGTCTCGATGTTAAAATTCAAAATCACTTTTCTGGTTTCTTGAACCCTTATTGCCACGATTCACTTTCACCATCTCCCTCAAATTGAAGAAGAACATGAAGAAAGTGATTTTGCATAGGCTTGTTTGATTTCAATTTTTCACTTTACTCTTCTTCTGCTAATACTCCAACCTCTATGATTTTCTTTTTTTCTCTGTAAATTGTGAACCATGGCCAAATCGAAGTCGAAGTCGGAGAAGAAGGGAAAGCTTCTTAGTCAACTAATTTCACAGAAGCTTGTCATCGGAGGTTTGTATTTAGTCTACCTTAACTTTTTTCTCCTTCCAATAGTTGTAGATATATATATCTATAATAGTAGCATATATGCAAATCTATTTTCTGGTTTTCATACCATACACCTTCGTCAAGAGTTGTAGATCTAGTCTATAGATCTATAATAGTAGTGTATACACGAAAGCTCGCTCTGTCCAAGCCATCGCAATCCTCCACCACAAGATTTATCGTCAAACCCACTTACTCAGCGTGTACATGCTCTGATTGGTGTCGTGGATACCAAACCTTGTGATTAAAAGGAAACAGCTTTTAAGCATAAAAAAGAAGGAAACAGCTACGGGCATTGTTTCCATGGAAGAACCTTGAACTTATACTATCCAGAGTAATGTAATTAAGCGAGAAAGAGTGAGTTTTTAATCATTCCCCTTGTCATTTCTTTGCTTATACTTGACAATGTCTCTCTCAATTTGTTGAAAGGTTGTAACTTTGAAGAACATTTGGAAAGAGTAGCAGAATTTAGTTCAAAAAAATTCATTTTTTAATGATTTAAGGGAATGTGTTTTTGCAGTAAGGTGGAGTTGGCTTTCCTTTATGTCAAAGCACATGAAGGAGAAAAAGAGAGTGGCAAATGACAACGAGGGTGAATGATGTCAAGTTGTTACTATATCACGGCTGGTTATGTATCAAGTGAATGGATCCGGTCACTGTTTTTTTCCAAAGAACAAAACTTTCAAGTTAAGGGTGAAATATGCTTGGACTTTAGATGCTGGAACATCCTTTAGGTTCAGCTTGAAGCAGTCATTAAGTCTTACAAGTTTCTATCAATTTGTTAAGGTTTCTTTTAAAGGCGTCGAATCAGGGATTGGTGCTTTGAACCTTTGTATGATTTGTCTACAAACTTTGTCCACAGAAATCTTGTCCACAAAATTTTGTACATAAAATTTGTAAGATTGAGATTTTTGTCCATAAAATTTTGTACACTAAATGTCTTTGCCATATCAGTGGATATTTTGAATTTGTCCATCAAAAATGTATCTACAAAATACAAAAACGCTATCCACAAAGCACAAGTCCATGACTATTTCAAATGTGTCCATAAAAAATGTATCCACAAAATTGTGTCCACAAATATCACAATACACAGTATAAATTTAAATTTGATTTTTATAAATATTAAAATACATATATACATATGGATATCAAAATATAAAGAAAAAATTAATAATTATTTTATGTGTTTATATATTTATTTATACAGTAGGATATAAAATAATGACACGTATAATATGTTGGGAAATTTAAAAGTTACTTTTAGTATAAAATACTCTTTTGCTTTATATAAAAAGAGTCAAAGTATACAGACTCTCTCTTTTATTTTTGTGCGTGCTTTCATTTTTTTTATGACAATCGTGCATTTTCTATCCATTGGATCTTCTTTTAAAATTTTAAACTTGTGGTCATAATTAATTCTCACATACTTTCATAACTTCTACAAAGAAACTAAAGTCATAGGAAAAGGCTCTGGTTCCACTAACTCAACCGAATAAAAAAAAAATTGTCTCGTTTGTCAAGTAAAGGGCATTTTGGTCCGAAAATTACTTTGATAACCGGGAATGTGCTCCTCCAATGAGAAGTGTCTTATATTGTAAAAAAAGACAGAAATGTATTTTAATTAGTAATGCACTCTTTTATATTCTTGTTTATCTATCCATTCTGGTTATTACATAGATGAACCCTAATGATATTCACACCCACACGCATGCACACATGCTTTTTGACTTTGACCATTCAGTTTACAGTTTTGTCCCTGATTTATAAATCTGCATTGTTATTATAATTTTTTCTTACAGGTTCCATACTAATTTTATAATTATAAACCCGACGTTTCAGAGTTGCTAAAACGCATTTAAAATAATCATTTTCAGAAATGCAAGAAAATTTAAACATCCATTTTATAAGCATTCTTAAACCTTCTAAAACTTTCATATCATTCATTTTCCAAGATTTCTAAAATGTTATCTTCACGAGTTTGTGATATTTTATTGTTTTTTTAGTTTGATGATGTCTTAATGAGAAAAAAAACATTACAAAATGGTGTTTGGGATCCATTTTTAGAAATTATATCACATTGACAGTACTCATGTTGCACCTCTTTAAAAAGTGTTACTAAAAAAATCACGTTGACAGATTAATTGGTTCATATTATTTAGAGGGAGTGATACATTATTTTGAGTATCTAGAGATAAGATGGCAAACATAAATTCGTTGAAGAATGTAGTTAGGCCCTCTTCGTTTTCTAGTCGCTGCGTTATCGTCCAGCGACGAAATTTGTAAGTGTTTTTTGATCATGCGTGGGAAGAGTGACACCGGCAGCGGTGGTTCTTCGGATTAAAAAGTAAACGCAGCAATCATTATAACCGTCGCTACTTTTTACAGCGACCAGAACAGTGCCGGAAAACTTAACGAAAGTGATCGCAGCGTTATCTTATTTTTTTCCACCATATTTTTGTTAATCTCGATAGTTTGTTTTTCGATCGCCAAAAATGGTCGCAGCGACTGAGTACCGAACAGGGTTTTAGTTTTTAGCGCGAAATTTATATATGATTAATAATATGGCAAAAATAAATTTATTTTATATGATTCATAGCTTTAGTTAAATTTGTAAAATATATTTAAATTTCTACTATCATATGTTTTTGAAAAGTGAGATGATGAGTACTTAAATATTAGTAATATATAAACCAGTGAACAAATATACTGTTTTATTCAGTTCAAAATCTAGTTTGAAATAAATAGTCCACATTTAGAAAAAGAGAAAAAATGAAAGATATTTTCTGAAAAACCTAAGTGAAAAAAGGAGAAGAGAGAGAGAGAGAAACATTGGATCCACAAGTATTATACTGTTTTCTTTCACCAGTGTCTTCTCCAGTACGTGCGCTATATAAATTTTCTCGCAGATTCCTTTCCTTTCTCCTCGAGAAAAAAAAAAAGAAACCTTTTTTTCTCTTTCTCTTCGCATCTCAGTAAGTGAGACTCAGAAAAAGAATCTCTTAAGCTTCTCCTTAAACCTTTAATCAAAGCTTTCAAACACACAAATGGGACTTCGCTGCTCTAAGCTGTCTCTCTGCTGGTGGCCAACACATCAGAAATCAACTCTCAACGACGCTTCTGATCTAGGTATAACCTTGTAAAGTAAAAAAGTCTCTAGCTTTAACCGCATTTACATTTCTCTAAAAATTTGAGTTTTTTTATTTTTTAATTTTTCCGACAGAAAACGGAACGGAGGATTTGCCGTCGTTTACTGAGTTCAGCTTCGACCAACTACGAGCTGCCACTTCAGGTTTCTCTACGGACAGCATCGTCTCCGAACACGGCGTTAAAGCTCCCAACGTCGTGTACAAAGGCAGACTCGAAGATGGCCGTTGGATCGCTGTTAAGCGCTTCAACAGATCCGCTTGGCCTGACACTCGTCAGTTTCTTGTACGAACTCTCTTAAAGTTTCTCCCTTTTGCTCATTTTCAATTGATGGGTCTTGTCATTTTCATTGTTGTTTACTGTTCCATTTGATAGGAGGAAGCAAAAGCTGTGGGGCAGTTGAGGAGTGAGAGGCTGGCAAACTTGATTGGGTTCTGCTGTGAAGGAGATGAGAGACTGCTCGTTGCTGAGTTTATGCCTTTTGAAACTCTCTCTAAGCATCTCTTCCACTGTAAGGGAGCAACAGTCTACTTGTTTGGTCTGATCAATTCTTTAGGAGATTTAGTTTGGAAGTTTCTATTTTAGGTTTCATCTTTATTAGTAGAAGATTGAAAGTTCTGTTAAATGCTATTGGTTGATAATGTGTGATGATGATGTATGCAGGGGATAGCGAGCCAATGAAGTGGGCGATGAGGGTGAGAGTGGCTTTGTATCTTGCTCAAGCACTCGAGTATTGCAGCAGCAAAGGTCGCGCCTTGTACCATGATCTCAACGCTTACAGGATCTTGTTTGACCAGGTCCACTCTTCAGCTCACTATTATCATCTTTGACATCTCTTTCTTATTGTGCTTAATCTTTAATCATGTTCTATAATCTGAATTACAGGATGGTGATCCGAGACTATCTTGTTTCGGTCTTATGAAGAATAGTAGAGATGGGAAGAGTTACAGTACTAATCTGGCTTTCACACCTCCTGAGTATCTAAAAACAGGTCAGTTAACTGATATGAGATTCAATGGTGTCAGCTTATGTATCTGATGTGTTTTTTATCATTACCATACAGGGAGAGTGATTCCTGAGAGCGTGGTCTACAGCTTCGGAACGCTGTTGCTAGATCTTCTCAGTGGCAAACACATACCACCAAGCCATGTAAGCCCCACATTTATAAGCACACTAAACACCTCTCAGCTTTTCTTATGCTTACCATTGTTGTGCAGGCGCTTGATCTGATTCGTGGGAAGAACTTCATGATGCTAATGGACTCGGCTCTTGAAGGTCATTTCTCTAATGATGATGGAGCCGATTTGGTTCGCTTAGCTTCCCGTTGTTTGCAGTATGAAGCTCGTGAAAGGCCAAATGTGAAATCTCTTGTGACTTCACTCGCTCCTCTTCAGAAGGAAACTGATGTATGCGCTCACACTAAATCAACTTCCTCTTCATATATCTTGTGACTCTCATCTTCTTGTTCTGTTATCTTTATTGTCTGCTTCAGGTTCCATCCTATGTCTTACTGGGGATTCCACATGGAGCTGCTTCTCCAAAGGAAGCAACGTCGCTGACCCCTCTTGGTGATGCTTGTTCAAGACTTGATCTCACCGCGATTCATGAGATTCTTGAGAAAGTGGGGTACAAAGACGATGAGGGCATAGCAAATGAGGTATGTACAAAATCCTGTGTAGTCTTCCATTGAGATCATCATCCTTATGTTCATTTTCATTTGCAATTACACAGCTCTCGTTCCAAGTGTGGACCGACCAGCTTCAGGAGACTCTAAATGCCAAGAAACAAGGAGATGCTGCGTTCAAAGGCAAAGACTTTGTCACTACCATTGAATGTTACAC
This genomic interval from Brassica oleracea var. oleracea cultivar TO1000 chromosome C2, BOL, whole genome shotgun sequence contains the following:
- the LOC106322812 gene encoding probable serine/threonine-protein kinase At5g41260, translating into MGLRCSKLSLCWWPTHQKSTLNDASDLENGTEDLPSFTEFSFDQLRAATSGFSTDSIVSEHGVKAPNVVYKGRLEDGRWIAVKRFNRSAWPDTRQFLEEAKAVGQLRSERLANLIGFCCEGDERLLVAEFMPFETLSKHLFHWDSEPMKWAMRVRVALYLAQALEYCSSKGRALYHDLNAYRILFDQDGDPRLSCFGLMKNSRDGKSYSTNLAFTPPEYLKTGRVIPESVVYSFGTLLLDLLSGKHIPPSHALDLIRGKNFMMLMDSALEGHFSNDDGADLVRLASRCLQYEARERPNVKSLVTSLAPLQKETDVPSYVLLGIPHGAASPKEATSLTPLGDACSRLDLTAIHEILEKVGYKDDEGIANELSFQVWTDQLQETLNAKKQGDAAFKGKDFVTTIECYTQFIEDGTMVSPTVFARRCLCYLMSNKPQEALGDAMQAQVVSPEWPTAFYLQAAALFSLGMDKDACETLKDGTSLEAKKQNNRN